One part of the Bacteroidota bacterium genome encodes these proteins:
- a CDS encoding PhoH family protein, whose protein sequence is MAKKIVAKKKVTKVAAKKTTAVKKETAQKKIFVLDTSVILFDHNAIKNFQEHNVAIPITVLEELDNFKKGNDTINFEAREFIRYLDKLSGEYTIQNWMPINGPKRGMFKVIMNEKPKGIDAQIVFGERKADHKIINAATVMKEENPECKVVLITKDVNLRLKAKSLNLHAEDYETGKIKNLEGLYSGNSIIEKVKPSVIEEIYAKGFVHYEFAIKQRPKANHYFILKNDKTSVLCFYEADTECLKRVDKQTGHGIKPRNAEQAFALHAVLNPKVSLVTIQGMAGTGKTLLALAGALQQRSDFRQIYLARPIIPLNNRDIGFLPGDIKSKINPYMEPLWDNLKMIQNQWKESDKEYQKLTEMVNNEKIMISPLAYIRGRSLSNIIFIIDEAQNLTPLEVRTIITRAGEGTKIIFTGDIHQIDTPYLDSQSNGLSYLMDRIKDNEMYAHITLEKGERSELANLANQLL, encoded by the coding sequence ATGGCTAAGAAAATTGTCGCGAAGAAGAAAGTAACCAAAGTAGCTGCAAAAAAAACTACTGCGGTAAAAAAAGAAACTGCTCAAAAGAAAATATTTGTATTGGATACATCTGTTATTTTATTTGACCATAATGCCATTAAAAATTTCCAGGAACATAATGTAGCTATACCTATTACGGTGTTAGAGGAACTTGATAACTTTAAAAAGGGCAACGATACCATCAACTTTGAAGCCCGCGAATTCATCAGGTACTTAGACAAACTTTCGGGTGAATATACTATACAAAACTGGATGCCTATTAACGGGCCCAAACGGGGTATGTTTAAGGTTATAATGAATGAAAAGCCAAAAGGTATTGATGCACAAATAGTATTTGGCGAACGCAAGGCTGACCATAAAATTATTAATGCTGCTACTGTAATGAAGGAAGAAAATCCTGAATGTAAAGTAGTATTAATTACCAAGGATGTAAACCTTAGGCTTAAAGCCAAATCATTAAACTTACATGCGGAAGATTATGAAACGGGTAAGATAAAAAATCTGGAAGGTTTATACAGTGGCAATTCAATTATAGAAAAAGTAAAACCAAGTGTTATTGAAGAAATATACGCCAAAGGTTTTGTGCATTACGAATTTGCTATTAAACAACGCCCTAAAGCCAATCATTATTTTATTTTAAAAAACGATAAAACCTCCGTGCTTTGTTTTTACGAAGCAGATACAGAATGCTTAAAAAGAGTAGATAAACAAACTGGCCACGGTATTAAACCACGTAATGCGGAACAAGCTTTTGCTTTACATGCGGTACTAAACCCAAAGGTAAGTTTGGTTACTATACAAGGTATGGCTGGTACTGGTAAAACCCTTTTGGCTTTAGCCGGGGCTTTACAGCAACGTTCTGATTTCAGACAGATTTATTTGGCAAGGCCTATTATTCCTTTAAACAACCGCGATATTGGTTTTTTACCGGGCGATATTAAATCAAAAATTAACCCATACATGGAACCGCTGTGGGATAATTTAAAAATGATTCAGAACCAATGGAAAGAAAGCGATAAAGAATACCAGAAATTAACTGAAATGGTTAACAACGAAAAAATAATGATTTCGCCACTGGCTTATATCAGGGGTAGAAGTTTATCGAACATTATTTTTATAATAGATGAAGCACAAAACTTAACACCACTGGAGGTAAGAACCATTATTACCCGTGCGGGCGAAGGAACCAAAATAATTTTTACAGGCGATATTCACCAGATAGATACACCTTACCTTGATTCGCAATCAAACGGATTATCGTATTTAATGGATAGGATAAAAGACAACGAAATGTATGCGCATATAACCTTAGAAAAAGGAGAACGAAGTGAACTGGCTAATTTAGCTAACCAGTTATTATAA